A region from the Bacteroidales bacterium genome encodes:
- a CDS encoding T9SS type A sorting domain-containing protein — translation MKPKKILLLIASIFFLQIVGFSQEKELNINELKKKVENIPYVFKGEIIDVQYYFGDEQGNKLPDGKFHLPNGKLGYGFSSATIKICQIFKGAEKLKEGTIEIITKSSPNYMMFYVYPTEKGDSALGCLQGQFCTGCKLIEEPFIFLNQKKQNAIFFCTDAKYTGKTRFVFNNSLSIYPSSLGYIGINTNWIGNNMPVEDYKILVESEINDVHSTKEDITYAYRDGKRFYYPYDFYTFLKKLNLDTEAKDYCGEEEKRIEKLRNDSINKIKTDSVNKIRYQENLKKSNERMEQMIKIHKIDTTKTFEEWKKQQQNNTQKKIKKTRGDDLNLDIANSKLTGTDKNNAYLEFDILVYSYSYGYLDNCLIRLSYNNATFGSNIVANNNITITRGTAFNIPTYTDPNSDKADLTSSEINIPFSSVFNYPALNRTLLTSLPEVLVHIKIKIAVSGCGNYSDVDFAEKAFTPMFSFYTLNPNDSAQYAINFDNTYYGTGISDQMCMPIINSTFTNNVPAGNGSLLTITGKYFGEKKNTGTVIFKDADTSDVSYPVDLNDNPIGIDDYDTISWTDNKIVIKLPSTLEGQTKKSNRNPKPGSGLFKVKNFTTNSSETTTKITIPYALYQYIDIYPIYQKANINLSKQNDSGGYTIRCNTNINTFFPSAKPVINKAIHEWVCATGINWKLGTDTTTLDNPDGICTILSAVLPPDVLMSTSFTDVKTCLSSYPKKFYIRSFDISINSTKNWQIDSGGIDLQSGKYDFFQAIAHELGHGILLLHANQNNEVMFYASKAGYTIASNRIDIKHSTGAINGGRYEVDHYSSAIPSCDEGHIELSPKYCIGFSVKEINSKDIQISCFPNPIENGNLIVKLNLKKDSWAQFNLYNFMGQLVSSSNPQQIKKGEDIYKIPADELQAGMYYIQINFSDGFKTMKWIKL, via the coding sequence ATGAAACCCAAAAAGATTTTACTTTTAATTGCTAGTATTTTTTTCTTACAAATAGTAGGTTTTTCACAAGAAAAAGAATTAAATATTAATGAGCTAAAAAAGAAAGTAGAAAACATTCCTTACGTATTTAAAGGAGAAATAATAGATGTTCAATATTATTTTGGTGATGAACAAGGTAATAAATTACCCGATGGAAAATTTCATTTACCGAACGGAAAACTTGGTTATGGCTTTAGTTCAGCAACAATAAAGATATGTCAAATTTTTAAAGGTGCAGAAAAACTAAAAGAAGGAACTATTGAAATAATTACTAAAAGTTCGCCAAATTACATGATGTTTTATGTGTATCCTACCGAAAAAGGTGATTCAGCTTTAGGTTGTTTACAAGGACAATTTTGCACCGGTTGCAAACTTATTGAAGAACCTTTTATTTTTCTTAATCAAAAAAAACAAAATGCTATTTTCTTTTGCACTGATGCCAAATACACTGGAAAAACAAGATTCGTATTTAATAATTCTTTGAGTATTTATCCGTCATCATTAGGATATATTGGAATAAATACTAATTGGATTGGTAATAATATGCCAGTAGAAGATTATAAGATACTTGTTGAAAGTGAAATAAACGATGTTCACTCAACAAAAGAAGATATTACTTATGCTTATAGGGATGGGAAAAGATTTTATTATCCTTATGATTTTTACACTTTTTTGAAAAAACTAAATTTGGATACAGAAGCAAAGGATTATTGTGGAGAAGAAGAAAAAAGAATAGAAAAGCTGAGAAATGATAGCATTAACAAAATAAAAACTGATAGTGTAAATAAAATTCGTTATCAAGAAAATTTGAAGAAATCAAATGAACGAATGGAACAAATGATTAAAATACATAAAATAGATACAACAAAGACGTTTGAAGAATGGAAAAAGCAACAGCAGAATAACACTCAAAAAAAAATTAAAAAAACAAGAGGTGACGATTTAAATCTTGATATTGCCAATTCAAAACTCACAGGAACAGATAAAAATAATGCATATCTGGAATTTGATATCTTAGTTTATTCTTATTCCTATGGATACCTTGATAATTGTTTAATACGTTTGTCATATAATAATGCAACTTTTGGTTCAAATATCGTTGCAAATAACAATATTACCATAACAAGAGGTACTGCATTTAACATACCTACATATACGGATCCCAATAGCGACAAAGCTGATTTGACGAGCTCTGAAATTAACATACCTTTTAGTTCGGTTTTTAATTATCCCGCATTAAACAGAACCTTATTAACATCCTTACCCGAAGTTCTTGTGCATATAAAAATAAAAATTGCAGTCAGCGGATGCGGCAATTATTCTGATGTTGATTTTGCTGAGAAGGCATTTACTCCGATGTTTTCTTTTTATACTCTAAATCCAAATGATAGTGCTCAATATGCAATAAACTTTGATAACACTTATTATGGAACAGGAATTTCCGACCAAATGTGTATGCCCATTATTAATAGTACTTTTACAAATAATGTTCCTGCGGGAAATGGGTCTTTATTAACAATAACTGGTAAATATTTTGGTGAAAAGAAAAATACAGGTACTGTTATTTTTAAGGATGCTGATACAAGTGATGTTTCTTATCCTGTTGATTTGAATGACAATCCAATAGGAATTGATGATTACGATACAATTAGTTGGACAGATAATAAAATTGTTATTAAACTTCCTTCTACTCTTGAGGGACAAACTAAAAAAAGCAATCGTAATCCAAAGCCAGGAAGCGGTTTATTTAAAGTTAAGAACTTCACAACGAATTCATCCGAAACGACAACAAAAATTACCATTCCATATGCTTTGTATCAATATATTGATATTTACCCAATTTACCAAAAAGCAAATATTAATCTTTCCAAACAAAATGATTCGGGAGGTTATACAATTCGTTGCAATACTAATATTAATACTTTTTTCCCATCTGCAAAGCCGGTAATTAATAAAGCTATTCATGAATGGGTCTGTGCTACTGGTATAAACTGGAAGTTAGGGACAGATACAACAACTTTAGATAATCCTGATGGTATTTGTACAATATTATCGGCAGTTTTACCCCCTGATGTTTTAATGTCAACAAGCTTTACAGATGTAAAAACATGTTTGTCTAGTTATCCCAAAAAATTTTATATACGCTCATTTGATATTTCAATTAACTCAACTAAAAATTGGCAAATAGATAGTGGTGGTATAGATTTACAATCTGGAAAATACGATTTTTTTCAGGCAATTGCTCATGAATTAGGACACGGGATCCTGTTACTTCATGCAAATCAAAATAATGAGGTAATGTTTTATGCTTCAAAAGCAGGTTATACTATTGCAAGCAATAGAATAGATATTAAACATTCAACTGGTGCAATAAACGGAGGAAGATATGAAGTAGATCATTATTCATCAGCAATACCAAGTTGCGACGAAGGACATATAGAATTAAGTCCAAAATATTGTATTGGTTTTTCAGTAAAAGAAATCAACTCAAAAGATATACAAATATCTTGTTTCCCAAATCCCATCGAAAACGGAAATCTTATTGTTAAACTTAATTTAAAAAAAGATTCGTGGGCACAATTCAATTTATACAATTTTATGGGACAACTTGTAAGTTCTTCGAATCCTCAACAAATTAAAAAAGGGGAAGACATATATAAAATACCGGCAGATGAATTACAGGCAGGAATGTATTATATTCAGATTAACTTTAGTGACGGATTTAAAACAATGAAATGGATTAAATTATAA
- a CDS encoding helix-turn-helix transcriptional regulator, with the protein MKNKKHILLPETLKILSEFGENLKLARLRRKLSAQQISERANIGMSTLWRVEKGSPSVAIGTYLLVLFVLGLEKDLLKVATDDVLGRKLQDAELIVKERAPKIK; encoded by the coding sequence ATGAAAAACAAGAAACATATATTACTACCCGAAACCCTAAAAATCCTTAGTGAATTTGGTGAAAATTTGAAGTTAGCTCGTTTACGTAGAAAACTCAGTGCTCAACAGATTTCCGAAAGAGCTAATATCGGTATGTCGACGCTATGGCGTGTTGAAAAAGGTTCTCCAAGTGTTGCCATAGGAACTTATTTACTAGTACTTTTTGTGCTTGGGCTTGAGAAAGATTTGTTAAAAGTGGCTACAGATGATGTATTAGGGAGAAAACTCCAAGATGCTGAATTAATTGTTAAAGAACGTGCTCCAAAAATAAAATAA
- a CDS encoding porin family protein — protein MRKIIKILALTFLVGLSYLSFGQNESNAKTAGINTSPAKKIDFGLRGGVGIANITGSKDADENRKFCLCPQLGVYTGFTLNEKLQLQPELKYVRKGYNYFFKNRTETKEKYRASYLDIPISLQYKTNESFFIKGGFYLGFLLGASHVINDHKNTSTDYLNGTTFGLCVGSGIQTKSGMDFGITIDKGLSAVYSNNYKKYNFQIMLSVGIKLNKIKK, from the coding sequence ATGAGAAAAATTATTAAAATTTTAGCACTTACTTTTTTAGTAGGTCTAAGTTATTTGTCATTTGGGCAAAATGAAAGCAATGCAAAAACAGCAGGAATAAATACAAGCCCTGCGAAAAAAATTGACTTTGGTTTAAGGGGAGGTGTTGGGATAGCGAATATCACAGGGAGTAAAGATGCTGATGAAAACAGAAAATTTTGTTTGTGTCCACAACTTGGCGTTTATACAGGATTTACTCTTAATGAAAAACTACAATTACAGCCGGAATTAAAGTATGTGAGAAAGGGGTACAATTATTTTTTTAAGAATCGTACTGAAACTAAAGAAAAGTACCGAGCTTCTTATTTAGATATTCCGATAAGTTTACAATACAAAACAAATGAATCCTTCTTTATTAAAGGCGGATTTTATCTTGGCTTCCTGCTCGGTGCATCTCATGTTATAAATGATCATAAAAATACTTCAACAGATTATTTAAACGGAACAACTTTTGGTTTATGCGTTGGCTCTGGAATACAAACAAAATCAGGAATGGATTTTGGTATTACCATAGATAAAGGATTGTCCGCTGTGTATTCAAATAATTATAAAAAATATAATTTTCAAATTATGCTGAGTGTAGGCATAAAACTTAATAAAATAAAAAAATAA
- a CDS encoding type IV toxin-antitoxin system AbiEi family antitoxin, whose product MTKHKTLGTPSAILLNKFNETDKQFFTIADASAILKDSSDDTLRKLLSIMVERGLLMRIRNGLYHIIPYDKDPKTYQPDWHLTAMHLIDTNNFYIGYFSALSIYNLTTQPLLKEQIVINKKNEKKIISVKNIEFELIYHNKKHFFGAKNIWIDNFTKVKCSDLEKTIIDCLFIPMHGGGITEIAKAIYKSKDKINFKKLYDYLIKFDSQAVIKRLGYLLELLGIKNPIIEKLLKLKTNSFVPLDPSLNSDGKILTRWSVQQNMDIETIKSSMKN is encoded by the coding sequence ATGACAAAACATAAGACATTAGGTACACCTTCTGCTATTCTTTTAAATAAATTTAATGAAACGGATAAGCAATTCTTCACTATTGCCGATGCTTCTGCGATTTTAAAAGATTCTTCTGATGATACTTTAAGAAAACTTCTAAGTATCATGGTAGAAAGAGGATTGTTAATGAGAATTAGAAATGGTCTGTATCATATTATTCCGTATGACAAAGATCCCAAGACATATCAACCCGACTGGCATTTAACAGCAATGCATTTGATTGACACTAATAATTTTTATATCGGTTATTTTAGCGCTCTTTCTATTTATAATCTTACAACTCAACCTTTGTTAAAAGAGCAAATTGTAATAAATAAAAAAAATGAAAAGAAAATTATTTCTGTTAAAAATATTGAATTTGAATTAATTTATCATAACAAAAAACATTTTTTCGGTGCAAAAAATATATGGATTGATAATTTCACAAAAGTTAAATGCAGTGATTTGGAAAAAACAATTATTGATTGCCTTTTCATTCCCATGCATGGTGGTGGAATAACAGAAATAGCAAAAGCAATATATAAGTCAAAAGATAAAATTAATTTTAAAAAACTTTATGATTATTTAATTAAATTCGATAGTCAGGCAGTAATAAAGCGTTTGGGATATCTGCTGGAATTACTGGGAATAAAAAATCCTATAATTGAAAAGTTATTAAAATTAAAAACTAATTCATTTGTGCCTCTTGATCCTTCCTTAAATAGCGATGGAAAAATATTGACCAGATGGAGTGTGCAACAAAATATGGATATAGAAACTATTAAATCTTCAATGAAAAATTAA
- a CDS encoding choice-of-anchor L domain-containing protein yields MKKIVLFIILLIKTNILFAQFYTEYTTPAKLDTLVKKIFGGYGVTISNVSFQGYHFSSQPPTAPIEDIGKFIAKNVNIGIDSGIILTSGKLDPPYGLSKPASYTSNFFKATYGDKQLDSILNFPSPPDASFDAAVLEFDFIPIGDSIKFEYVFASEEYNYNVCNKMNDVFAFFISGPGIIGCENIAIVPGTNYPVSINSINNGHSGNPMWNPANCISLDYSKYYIDHTNDSNFIFNGSTTVLTAISHTIPCNKYHLKFAVADVSGSCQDSGVLLKANSFNSEPLKIIPSVSYSGNDTVLYEGCGNAKLIIRRTYNIQKNKTYKINTSGTAINGIDYTGIPSQIQMNTGQMYDTISINTIADTINSNNKTIDISIGDTLCNGDYYIAKVSLLLKNRENINAYLIPNSGVFCDKLNIKSVVKGGLKPYTYDWNSGTSNDSTFSCYFTTPQNIILKITDKCMQTFSTNALLTFSKPPEADFSAEPEYICIENPVVHFYDNSSSDATSWYWNFGNNNFSNDKNPTNIYNIPSDYMVKLISYNNLGCADTIEKEIIVHDKSSLLVPNIFTPNGDGKNDIFKVKHEEEFECFNIKIFDRWGSKIYETTNINNGWDAHHHTNGTYYYIISAMGKDGKEWELHGNITVIR; encoded by the coding sequence GTGAAAAAAATTGTTTTGTTTATAATTTTATTAATCAAAACAAATATTCTATTTGCACAATTCTATACCGAATATACTACCCCTGCTAAATTAGATACTTTAGTTAAAAAAATATTTGGTGGTTATGGCGTAACTATTTCCAATGTTAGTTTTCAAGGGTATCATTTTTCTTCACAACCCCCGACAGCACCAATAGAAGATATTGGCAAATTCATTGCAAAAAATGTAAATATTGGAATTGATAGCGGAATAATTTTAACATCAGGCAAACTTGATCCGCCTTATGGTCTTTCAAAACCAGCAAGCTATACATCTAATTTTTTTAAAGCCACTTATGGCGACAAACAACTTGATTCTATTCTTAATTTTCCATCACCACCCGATGCAAGTTTTGATGCCGCTGTTCTTGAGTTTGATTTTATTCCAATTGGTGATAGCATTAAATTTGAATACGTGTTTGCTTCGGAAGAATATAATTATAACGTATGTAATAAAATGAACGATGTGTTTGCATTTTTCATTTCAGGACCAGGTATTATTGGTTGTGAAAATATTGCAATTGTTCCAGGAACAAATTACCCCGTTTCTATAAATTCAATAAACAATGGACATTCCGGCAATCCAATGTGGAATCCTGCTAATTGTATTAGCTTAGATTATTCAAAATATTACATAGACCACACAAATGACAGTAATTTTATTTTTAACGGAAGCACCACAGTTTTAACAGCCATATCTCATACTATTCCTTGCAACAAATATCATTTAAAATTTGCTGTTGCTGATGTTAGTGGTTCTTGTCAGGATTCAGGAGTATTGCTCAAAGCGAACTCTTTCAATTCCGAACCATTAAAGATAATTCCTTCTGTTTCTTATAGTGGCAATGATACTGTTTTATACGAAGGATGCGGAAATGCAAAGCTGATAATCAGAAGAACTTATAACATTCAAAAAAATAAAACATACAAAATTAATACTTCTGGTACTGCAATTAATGGTATTGATTATACTGGCATTCCTTCGCAAATTCAGATGAACACGGGTCAAATGTATGATACGATTTCGATAAATACAATAGCAGACACAATAAATTCAAATAATAAAACTATTGATATTTCAATAGGGGACACTTTATGCAATGGGGATTATTATATTGCAAAAGTATCTTTGCTTTTAAAAAACAGAGAAAACATTAACGCTTATTTAATTCCAAATTCAGGCGTATTTTGCGATAAATTGAATATCAAATCAGTGGTAAAAGGTGGGCTAAAGCCATACACATATGATTGGAATAGCGGAACTTCAAACGACAGCACATTTTCTTGCTATTTTACAACTCCTCAAAATATAATCCTTAAAATTACTGATAAATGTATGCAAACATTCAGCACAAATGCATTATTAACATTTTCAAAACCGCCAGAAGCTGATTTTTCTGCCGAACCTGAATATATATGTATAGAAAATCCTGTTGTGCATTTTTATGATAACTCAAGTAGCGACGCAACAAGTTGGTATTGGAATTTTGGGAACAATAATTTTTCAAATGATAAAAATCCCACAAATATATACAACATACCCAGCGATTATATGGTTAAGCTGATTTCATATAATAATTTGGGATGTGCAGATACAATTGAGAAGGAAATTATTGTTCATGATAAATCTTCTTTGTTGGTGCCAAATATATTTACTCCCAACGGCGATGGGAAAAATGATATATTCAAAGTAAAACATGAAGAAGAATTCGAATGTTTTAATATAAAAATATTTGATCGGTGGGGATCAAAAATATACGAAACAACCAATATAAATAACGGTTGGGATGCACATCACCATACCAACGGAACATATTACTACATTATTTCAGCAATGGGAAAAGACGGGAAGGAATGGGAATTGCATGGAAATATAACAGTAATTAGATAG
- a CDS encoding nucleotidyl transferase AbiEii/AbiGii toxin family protein has protein sequence MIKPGEIQKHAAINKVKDGQIEKDYVITWILYGISRNKFLHENLIFKGGTVIKKAYFKDYRYSEDLDFTLKNDKIDNENLFSEFENLFEFVLEEANIPLKRNPETNFESGNVNFYIAYGGPLGGTFGKKDLKIDFTRNELLCFKEQDKSIFRVYSDLEKDFSIKCYQKQEVLIEKMRSLMERTQPRDIYDLWYLFEFGSLKIIDYSNEFKRKLSHKNFNHENLIDKINEKEHKFKGMWEKYLGNQIHNLPDFDGVYRELMKNLREVNFK, from the coding sequence ATGATTAAGCCCGGTGAAATTCAGAAGCATGCTGCCATTAATAAAGTAAAGGATGGTCAAATAGAAAAAGATTATGTAATCACGTGGATTCTTTATGGTATTTCTCGAAATAAATTTTTACATGAAAATCTTATTTTTAAAGGTGGCACTGTTATAAAGAAGGCATATTTCAAAGATTACAGATATTCTGAAGATTTGGATTTTACTCTGAAAAATGACAAAATTGATAACGAAAATTTATTTTCTGAGTTTGAAAATCTTTTTGAGTTTGTATTGGAAGAAGCCAATATTCCGCTAAAAAGAAATCCTGAAACAAATTTTGAATCCGGTAATGTTAATTTTTATATTGCTTATGGAGGACCGCTTGGTGGCACATTTGGAAAAAAAGATTTAAAAATTGATTTTACAAGAAACGAATTATTATGTTTTAAAGAACAGGATAAGTCAATATTCAGAGTGTATTCAGATTTAGAAAAAGATTTTTCAATTAAGTGTTATCAAAAGCAGGAAGTATTAATCGAAAAAATGCGTTCATTGATGGAACGCACTCAGCCAAGAGATATTTATGATTTGTGGTATTTATTTGAATTTGGTAGCTTGAAGATTATTGATTATTCAAATGAATTTAAAAGAAAATTATCTCATAAAAATTTTAATCATGAGAACCTCATTGATAAAATTAATGAGAAAGAGCACAAATTTAAAGGAATGTGGGAAAAATATTTAGGTAATCAGATTCACAATTTGCCGGATTTTGACGGCGTTTATAGAGAATTGATGAAAAATTTACGGGAAGTTAATTTTAAATAA
- a CDS encoding HipA domain-containing protein — protein sequence MKKEQHRKIFVYAHWKGMKNPALMGVLHATHYRNNEIFSFEYTKEWLNSGFSQFLDPDLQLYSGQQYAKEGKQNFGVFLDSSPDRWGRLLMKRREALLAKEEKRNANNLFESDFLLGVFDEYRMGALRFKLDEASPFLDNNERLASPPWTSLKKLEYASMQLEKDGAIYDPNYKKWLEMLIAPGSSLGGARPKSAVLDDKNNLWIAKFPSRNDTKDVGMWEMIIHELALKAEITVPEIKTMKFTGKYHTYLTKRFDRTIRGERIHFASALTMLGYNDGTNASDGVSYLELAKFIIQHGANVDNDLEELWKRIVFNISVSNTDDHLRNHGFILTEKGWILSPAFDINPNESGTGLSLNISENDNSLDLNLALEVAEFFRVNKKRAEEIILIVKKSVDNWHTLAKKMKISKEEQEQMASAFVK from the coding sequence ATGAAGAAGGAACAACATAGAAAAATATTTGTTTATGCACATTGGAAAGGCATGAAGAATCCTGCTTTAATGGGAGTGCTTCATGCAACTCACTATCGCAATAACGAAATTTTCTCTTTCGAATACACGAAAGAATGGCTGAATTCGGGCTTTTCGCAATTTCTTGACCCTGACCTTCAGTTATATTCAGGACAACAATATGCAAAAGAAGGAAAACAGAATTTTGGTGTTTTCCTTGATTCATCACCTGACCGTTGGGGCAGATTATTGATGAAACGACGAGAAGCATTGTTGGCTAAAGAAGAAAAAAGGAACGCAAACAATCTTTTTGAATCAGATTTTTTACTCGGTGTTTTTGATGAATATAGAATGGGGGCGTTGCGTTTCAAGCTTGATGAAGCCAGTCCTTTTCTTGACAATAATGAACGACTTGCTTCACCGCCTTGGACATCACTAAAAAAATTAGAATATGCAAGCATGCAATTGGAAAAAGACGGTGCTATTTATGACCCCAATTATAAAAAATGGTTAGAAATGTTAATTGCACCCGGCTCTTCATTGGGAGGTGCTCGTCCTAAATCAGCGGTATTGGATGATAAAAATAATTTATGGATTGCAAAGTTTCCAAGCAGAAATGACACGAAAGATGTTGGTATGTGGGAAATGATCATTCATGAATTAGCATTAAAAGCAGAAATAACAGTACCTGAAATCAAAACCATGAAATTCACAGGGAAATATCATACTTACCTTACAAAAAGATTTGACAGAACTATTAGAGGAGAAAGAATCCATTTTGCATCAGCGCTAACAATGTTAGGATATAACGATGGCACAAATGCCAGCGATGGCGTAAGTTATCTTGAACTAGCTAAATTTATTATTCAGCATGGAGCAAATGTTGATAATGACCTTGAGGAACTTTGGAAAAGAATTGTTTTTAATATCTCAGTTTCTAACACAGACGACCATTTACGTAATCACGGTTTTATTCTTACAGAAAAAGGATGGATTCTTTCGCCGGCATTTGATATTAATCCTAATGAATCAGGAACTGGCTTATCACTTAATATTTCTGAGAACGATAATTCGCTTGATTTGAATTTAGCTTTAGAGGTTGCAGAATTTTTTCGCGTTAATAAAAAAAGAGCTGAAGAAATAATTTTAATTGTAAAGAAATCCGTAGACAATTGGCACACCTTAGCAAAAAAAATGAAAATCTCTAAAGAAGAACAAGAGCAGATGGCATCAGCTTTTGTAAAATGA
- a CDS encoding transposase has protein sequence MTKNKTKRKSVHPEWVVLHRKPGTELRHINNKYYLYEVSSKYDATLKRSKKITGKLLGRITEEKGFVESSKNKLRKKAEQPVIIDRLSTKEFGSQELVRRLASKHIKALELEFGEDAKLLFIYAFFRLTEQAPIKNIPIYFTHSFLSEEWKDIKISDKSVSQLLRRVGCNREKIMNYQKHFTSEGEKILLDMTHILTHSRNIEGSQIGYNNSMTFEPQVNLMYLFSAKQHEPIYYRLLPGNIRDVKAFTLTMQECRLSNVVLIADKGFYSKKNIEILNEAKLKHIIPLQRVSSLIHYPANNTTNKKMWDGYFTFNEKIIWYKKTENVTLYLNQELKIAEEKDYLKRVEAKKENYTIETFYEKQQHFGTLALLTEPNNTKTAEDIYIEYKSRTNIETMFDALKNTIDADRTYMQNNEALEGWMLVNHIALQLYYTIYQKLLEQKLLKKYSVTDFLKFTHRIKKVKINDCWRLAEITKPVNALLEKLNLHIT, from the coding sequence ATGACGAAAAATAAAACAAAAAGGAAATCAGTACATCCCGAGTGGGTGGTACTGCACAGAAAGCCAGGCACAGAGCTTAGGCATATAAACAACAAGTACTACTTGTATGAAGTAAGCAGTAAATATGATGCTACTCTTAAAAGATCAAAAAAAATCACAGGGAAACTTTTAGGAAGAATAACTGAAGAAAAGGGATTTGTAGAATCCTCAAAAAATAAATTAAGAAAAAAAGCGGAGCAACCTGTTATAATTGATAGGTTAAGCACAAAAGAATTTGGTTCACAAGAATTGGTTAGGCGATTAGCATCAAAGCATATTAAAGCATTGGAACTTGAGTTTGGGGAAGATGCAAAACTTTTATTTATATATGCGTTTTTTCGTTTGACAGAACAAGCACCAATAAAAAATATACCAATATATTTCACGCATTCGTTTTTGAGTGAAGAATGGAAAGATATTAAAATTTCAGATAAAAGTGTTAGTCAACTATTAAGAAGGGTTGGCTGCAATAGAGAAAAAATAATGAACTACCAAAAACATTTCACTAGCGAAGGAGAAAAAATATTATTAGATATGACACATATTCTTACCCACTCACGTAATATAGAAGGGTCGCAAATTGGGTATAATAACTCCATGACATTTGAACCACAGGTAAATTTGATGTACCTGTTTTCCGCCAAACAGCATGAGCCAATATACTATCGTTTGTTACCCGGTAACATAAGAGATGTAAAAGCATTTACACTAACAATGCAAGAATGTAGATTAAGTAATGTGGTTTTAATAGCTGACAAAGGATTTTATTCAAAAAAAAATATTGAAATTTTAAATGAAGCAAAATTAAAACATATCATTCCTTTACAAAGAGTATCATCTCTGATACATTATCCGGCAAACAATACAACAAACAAAAAGATGTGGGACGGTTATTTTACTTTCAATGAAAAAATAATTTGGTACAAAAAAACGGAAAATGTAACGCTATATTTAAATCAAGAGCTGAAAATAGCAGAGGAAAAAGATTATTTAAAACGAGTAGAAGCAAAAAAGGAAAATTATACAATTGAAACTTTTTATGAAAAACAACAGCATTTTGGAACATTGGCTTTATTGACAGAACCGAATAATACTAAGACCGCCGAAGATATTTATATTGAATATAAATCAAGAACAAACATAGAAACAATGTTTGATGCATTGAAAAACACTATTGACGCAGACAGAACTTATATGCAAAATAACGAAGCATTAGAAGGATGGATGCTTGTTAATCATATTGCACTTCAATTATACTATACTATCTACCAGAAACTATTAGAACAAAAACTTTTGAAAAAATATTCTGTCACTGATTTTCTGAAATTTACTCATAGAATTAAAAAAGTAAAAATCAACGATTGCTGGCGACTTGCCGAGATAACCAAACCTGTTAATGCCTTGCTTGAAAAATTAAATTTACATATTACGTAA